One genomic segment of Sorex araneus isolate mSorAra2 chromosome X, mSorAra2.pri, whole genome shotgun sequence includes these proteins:
- the LOC101550004 gene encoding torsin-1A-interacting protein 2 produces MFSDNSHCPDCGQQWFPSLELGHWLYQTELVENECYQVFLDRINRADYCPECYPDNPANRSLVLPWSFPLEWAPQNLTRWTFEKACHPFLLGPPLVRKRIHDSRLAGLNPALQLVLTRTDKTLNKKLGQSK; encoded by the coding sequence ATGTTCTCTGACAACTCCCACTGCCCCGACTGCGGCCAGCAGTGGTTCCCGAGCCTCGAGCTGGGCCACTGGCTGTACCAGACGGAGCTGGTGGAGAACGAGTGTTACCAGGTCTTCCTGGACCGCATCAACCGGGCCGACTACTGCCCCGAGTGCTACCCCGACAACCCCGCCAACCGGAGCCTTGTCCTGCCCTGGTCCTTCCCCCTCGAGTGGGCGCCCCAGAACCTCACCCGGTGGACCTTCGAGAAGGCCTGCCACCCCTTCCTGCTGGGGCCCCCCCTGGTCAGGAAGCGGATCCACGACTCGCGGCTGGCCGGGCTCAACCCCGCGCTGCAGCTGGTCCTCACCCGGACGGACAAAACCTTGAACAAAAAGCTGGGCCAGAGCAAGTAG